From one Struthio camelus isolate bStrCam1 chromosome 36, bStrCam1.hap1, whole genome shotgun sequence genomic stretch:
- the GTF2H4 gene encoding general transcription factor IIH subunit 4 translates to MEGPPRVPRGQLQCKNLPEFLQGLSPALLDRLYGHPATCLAVFRELPGLAQAGVLRMLFVEQPLPQAAVGLWVKKEHSREQAASAAVLLALRLWRPHVLPGGLPGLGLHPAFRQGLRVALLGGGKAWSDDTSQLGPDRHARDVPSLDKYAEERWEVILHFMVGSPSAAVSQDLAQLLVQAGLMKSEGGEPPCITSAGFQFLLLDTAAQLWYFVLHYLRSAQARGLDLVEILSFLFQLSFSTLGKDYSVEGMSESLLTFLQHLREFGLVFQRKRKSRRFYPTRLAIALASGTSGTLPDPDPHGFVLVETNYRIYAYTDSELQIALIALFSELLYRFPNLVVAQVTRDSVQAAIANGITADQIIHFLRTRAHPVMAKQSPVLPPTITDQIRLWELERDRLRFSEGVLYNQFLSQVDFEVLRDHARALGVLVFENPGKRLMVVTPGGHPDVKRFWKRQKHSA, encoded by the exons atgGAGGGGCCCCCCCGGGTGCCGCGGGGGCAGCTGCAGTGCAAGAACCTGCCCGAGTTCCTGCAGGGGCTCAGCCCGGCCCTGCTCGACCGCCTCTACGGCCACCCGGCCACCTGCCTGGCCGTCTTCCG ggAGCTGCCGGGGCTGGCGCAGGCCGGGGTGCTGCGCATGCTCTTCGtggagcagcccctgccccaggccGCCGTGGGTCTCTGGGTCAAGAAGGAGCACAGCAG GGAGCAGGCGGCGAGCGCGGCGGTGCTGCTGGCGCTGCGGCTGTGGCGGCCCCACGTGCtgcccggggggctgccgggcctggggcTGCACCCGGCCTTCCGCCAGGGGCTGCGCGTCGCCCTGCTCGGCGG GGGCAAGGCCTGGTCGGACGACACGAGCCAGCTGGGCCCCGACCGGCACGCGCGCGACGTGCCCTCGCTCGACAAGTACGCCGAGGAGCGCTgggag GTCATCCTGCACTTCATGGTGGGGTCGCCCAGCGCCGCCGTCAGCCAGGACCTGGCCCAGCTCCTCGTCCAGGCCGGGCTCATGAAGAG CGAGGGGGGGGAGCCGCCCTGCATCACCTCGGCCGGCTTCCAGTTCCTGCTGCTGGACACGGCGGCCCAGCTCTGGTACTTCGTGCTGCACTACCTGCGCAGCGCCCAG GCGCGGGGGCTGGACCTGGTGGagatcctctccttcctcttccagctcAGCTTCTCCACCCTGGGCAAg GACTACTCGGTGGAGGGCATGAGCGAGTCGCTGCTCACCTTCCTGCAGCACCTGCGCGAGTTCGGCCTCGTCTTCCAGAGGAAG cGCAAGTCCCGCCGCTTCTACCCCACGCGCCTGGCCATCGCGCTGGcctcggggacgtcggggacgctgCCCGACCCCGACCCCCACGGCTTCGTCCTCGTCGAGACCAACTACCGCATCTACGCCTACACAg ACTCGGAGCTGCAGATCGCCCTCATCGCCCTCTTCTCGGAGCTGCTCTACCGCTTCCCCAACCTGGTGGTGGCCCAGGTGACGAGGGACAGCGTCCAGGCCGCCATCGCCAACGGCATCACCGCCGACCAG ATCATCCACTTCCTCCGGACGCGGGCCCACCCCGTCATGGCCAAGCAG AGCCCCGTGCTGCCCCCCACCATCACCGACCAGATCCGTCTCTGGGAGCTGGAGCGCGACCGGCTCCGCTTCTCCGAGG gggtgctGTACAACCAGTTCCTGTCGCAGGTGGACTTCGAGGTGCTGCGGGACCACGCGCGGGCGCTGGGCGTGCTGGTCTTCGAGAACCCCGGCAAGCGGCTCATGGTGGTGACGCCCGGGGGCCACCCCGACGTCAAGCGCTTCTGGAAGCGGCAGAAGCACAGCGCCTAG
- the LOC138063801 gene encoding uncharacterized protein isoform X1, with amino-acid sequence MGQSQSSGAPPAPGGCGAPPAGASPLEQGLHTVVDAFYSYAAAPGPGQPPSLSPGAFQQLLRHELSRQLTVSDRGHHPATALSHPRPVPSAAWWHPWPPPGHGHLRVLSHICIHHPGPAPPWPRSHLHPIHVLVASVAASQPWPPPCSQPRPRPCPHPHPGGIRSHVPAMATSVFSVTSMSTTAAQPRPGHIPIPGPSMSWWHPWPPPGRGHVHVLSHIHVHGPVPSTSPSRPRSHPRPICFPLPSMSTSPAVSTSMSLSPSASPSWPCPICVHDRIPIPGRVSVCILVLPVSLSPPRPRPRPVPAPTLRCRRTRGRARR; translated from the exons atggggcagagccagagctccggggcccccccggcccccggcg gctgcggggcgccgccggccggggcctcGCCGCTCGAGCAGGGGCTCCACACCGTGGTCGACGCCTTCTACAGCtacgcggcggcgccggggcccgggcagccccccagcctcagCCCCGGTGCCTTCCAGCAGCTGCTGCGCCACGAGCTCAGCCGCCAGCTCACCGTGAGTGACCGCGGCCACCACCCGGCCACGGCCCTCTcccatccccgtcctgtcccatccgcAGCCTGGTGGCATCCATGGCCACCTCCTGGACACGGCCACCTCCGTGTTCTCAGCCACATCTGCATCCACCACCCAGGCCCAGCCCCACCCTGGCCAcgttcccatctccatcccatccacGTTCTGGTGGCATCCGTGGCCGCCTCCCAGCCATGGCCACCTCCATGTTCTCAGCCACGTCCACGTCCGTGTCCCCATCCACATCCTGGTGGCATCCGCAGCCACGTCCCGGCCATGGCCACCTCTGTGTTCTCAGTCACGTCCATGTCCACCAccgcagcccagccccggcctggccaCATTCCCATCCCCGGCCCATCCATGTCCTGGTGGcatccatggccgccccctggcCGTGGCCACGTTCATGTTCTCAGCCACATCCATGTCCATGGCCCTGTCCCATCCACGTCCCCGTCCCGGCCACGTTCCCATCCCCGGCCCATCTGCTTCCCACTCCCGTCCATGTCCACGTCCCCGGCCGTGTCCACatccatgtccctgtccccatctgcgTCCCCGTCCTGGCCCTGCCCCATTTGTGTCCACGACCGCATCCCCATCCCTGGCCGCGTCTCCGTCTGCATCCTTGTCctgcccgtgtccctgtccccgccCCGTCCacgtccccgtcccgtccccgcgcCCACGCTGCGGTGCCGCAGGACACGGGGGCGAGCGAGGCGGTGA
- the LOC138063801 gene encoding protein S100-A16-like isoform X2 produces the protein MGQSQSSGAPPAPGGCGAPPAGASPLEQGLHTVVDAFYSYAAAPGPGQPPSLSPGAFQQLLRHELSRQLTDTGASEAVTALFALLDANGDRRISFDEYWQLVAWICQVIRHRRYGEAPAAPAAIATTAATAAAAIADAAATASTEMASAQPGDGE, from the exons atggggcagagccagagctccggggcccccccggcccccggcg gctgcggggcgccgccggccggggcctcGCCGCTCGAGCAGGGGCTCCACACCGTGGTCGACGCCTTCTACAGCtacgcggcggcgccggggcccgggcagccccccagcctcagCCCCGGTGCCTTCCAGCAGCTGCTGCGCCACGAGCTCAGCCGCCAGCTCACC GACACGGGGGCGAGCGAGGCGGTGACGGCCCTCTTCGCGCTGCTGGACGCCAACGGCGACCGCCGCATCTCCTTCGACGAGTACTGGCAGCTGGTGGCCTGGATCTGCCAGGTGATCCGGCACCGGCGCTACGGcgaggcgcccgccgcccccgccgccatcgccaccaccgccgccaccgccgccgccgccatcgccgacGCAGCCGCCACCGCCTCGACGGAGATGGCCTCGGCCCAGCCCGGCGACGGGGAGtag